From the genome of candidate division WOR-3 bacterium, one region includes:
- a CDS encoding fibronectin type III domain-containing protein codes for MELLLTGLLTVGQVGVADTMPAPVVLPTAARIVRVQDTPNDRGGSITLQWQPGEGPRPEVWLIERTASTGETELLGSVPCEETGYQDETARNYVPYTYRVAAVAGCDTVWSEPSVAVKASPQFFNTSRVNILIGMILFFVLVVYFIEHAKRGRTLFIRRIAGLDAVEEAVGRATEMGKPIVYVPGLADVSQIATIASINILGEVAKKIAQYDSTLLVPNRDPIVYTVAREVVKEAYTKAGRPDAFKPDSVFFVTSEQFAYAAAVDGLMVREKPATNFFLGTFWAESLILAETGATTGAIQIAGTDSVFQLPFFITACDYTLIGEELYAASAYLSREPLLVGSLKGQDIGKMVILAVIVLGSVLMLLSKIPVLSFFGRITGFFETS; via the coding sequence ATGGAACTATTGCTGACCGGATTGCTGACAGTAGGACAGGTTGGTGTGGCGGACACAATGCCGGCACCGGTAGTGCTGCCGACCGCGGCACGCATTGTTCGGGTTCAGGATACGCCGAATGACCGCGGGGGTAGTATCACTCTTCAATGGCAGCCGGGGGAAGGGCCCAGGCCTGAGGTGTGGCTGATCGAGCGGACAGCGAGTACCGGTGAGACAGAACTGTTGGGTTCAGTCCCGTGTGAGGAGACTGGGTATCAGGACGAGACAGCCAGGAACTATGTTCCGTACACGTATCGCGTCGCCGCCGTGGCGGGGTGCGACACGGTATGGTCAGAACCGTCCGTCGCAGTGAAGGCGTCGCCCCAGTTCTTCAATACCAGTCGGGTGAACATCCTTATCGGCATGATTCTCTTCTTCGTGCTTGTTGTCTATTTCATCGAGCATGCGAAGCGTGGTAGGACACTGTTCATCCGCCGCATCGCGGGGCTGGATGCGGTCGAGGAGGCGGTCGGCCGTGCGACCGAAATGGGCAAGCCGATTGTGTATGTGCCCGGGCTGGCCGATGTTTCCCAGATTGCGACTATTGCTTCGATCAACATCCTGGGTGAGGTAGCGAAGAAGATTGCCCAGTATGACTCCACTCTGCTTGTGCCGAACCGCGACCCGATTGTTTACACGGTGGCGCGCGAGGTGGTGAAGGAAGCCTACACAAAGGCTGGCCGGCCAGATGCCTTCAAACCGGACAGCGTCTTCTTTGTTACCTCGGAACAGTTTGCGTACGCTGCCGCAGTAGACGGACTGATGGTGCGTGAGAAGCCGGCGACGAACTTCTTTCTCGGCACATTCTGGGCCGAGTCGCTGATTCTTGCCGAAACCGGCGCGACAACCGGGGCAATCCAGATTGCCGGAACCGACTCGGTGTTCCAGTTACCGTTCTTCATCACCGCCTGCGACTACACGCTCATCGGCGAGGAGCTTTACGCGGCCTCGGCCTACCTGTCGCGTGAGCCACTCCTTGTCGGTTCACTCAAGGGCCAGGACATTGGCAAAATGGTCATCCTTGCCGTCATCGTGCTCGGCTCGGTGCTGATGCTGCTGTCGAAGATTCCGGTGCTGAGTTTCTTCGGTCGGATTACCGGCTTCTTCGAGACGAGTTAG